The Tenacibaculum jejuense genome includes a window with the following:
- a CDS encoding MIP/aquaporin family protein, translated as MKKYISEFVGTFALIFCGTGAMTINEVTNGSIGHVGVAITWGLIVMAMIYAFGEISGAHFNPAVSISFAYAKKFSWKEVPKYILAQTLGALAASLLLFFLFPESEFYGVTIPSTDAMRAFVLELLLTFFLMVTIINVSTGSKEVGVMAGIAIGGVVLLEAMFAGPITKASMNPARSIAPALVSGHLEHLWLYILAPIIGALLAVATCKLVKDDNCCDEGC; from the coding sequence ATGAAAAAATACATATCAGAATTTGTAGGAACTTTCGCACTTATTTTTTGTGGAACTGGAGCTATGACAATTAATGAAGTAACGAACGGATCTATTGGTCATGTTGGTGTAGCAATTACTTGGGGATTAATAGTTATGGCAATGATTTATGCTTTTGGTGAAATCTCTGGAGCTCACTTTAATCCAGCTGTTTCTATATCTTTTGCTTATGCGAAGAAATTCTCATGGAAAGAAGTTCCTAAGTATATATTAGCTCAAACTTTAGGAGCTTTGGCAGCAAGTTTACTATTGTTCTTTTTATTTCCTGAAAGTGAATTTTATGGAGTAACAATTCCGTCAACAGATGCAATGCGTGCCTTTGTTTTAGAATTATTACTAACGTTTTTCCTTATGGTTACTATTATAAATGTTTCTACAGGAAGTAAGGAAGTAGGAGTAATGGCAGGAATTGCAATTGGAGGTGTAGTTTTATTAGAAGCAATGTTTGCAGGTCCAATTACAAAAGCTTCTATGAATCCAGCTCGATCAATAGCTCCAGCTTTAGTTTCTGGTCATTTAGAACATTTATGGTTATATATTTTGGCACCAATTATAGGAGCTTTATTAGCTGTAGCTACTTGTAAATTAGTAAAAGATGATAACTGTTGTGACGAAGGTTGTTAG
- the gldG gene encoding gliding motility-associated ABC transporter substrate-binding protein GldG, whose translation MNKKFKNIVIVIVGILVLNFLSNSFFKRFDLTKDKRYTLSEVTVDLLNELDTDLIINVYLEGDFPSEFQRLQIETRQFLEELEAKNRNVRFRFIDPYDIRQELIKNGMMPSQLSVEEDGKLSEAFIFPWAEIFYKNRSQKVSLLSNSLFKTQEEQLENAIAALEHSFASGIEVITQEQPKTIAVISGIGELEDIKLYSFLSELGKKYRLAKFTLDSVNKNPEKTLEQLKKFNLSIIAKPTKKFTPKEKLTLDQYIMNGGKTLWMIDNLSADTDSLYNQGKMLAFPRDLNLTDLLFSYGVRVNNKLVQDLYASKLTLAAGNTGNQTQFENFNWFYHPLVTGNPSHPITKNVLPVRFRFTTQLDTLQKNVKKTPLLVSSVLTKLSGTPKIIELESITQEPKQQEYGAGSQLLAVLLEGEFESAYRSRTKPFDSKNYTEKSKSNRMVVIADGDIGKNQLLKGKPYDLGIDKWTQERFGNKDFLVNTVDYLLDDNGLIDLKNKSVQLRVLDKKRAYSEKKSWQLFNIVLPISLLLAFGFVFNYLRKRKYS comes from the coding sequence ATGAATAAGAAATTTAAAAATATAGTTATTGTTATCGTTGGAATATTAGTACTTAATTTTTTAAGTAACTCTTTTTTTAAACGATTCGATTTAACAAAAGACAAACGCTACACATTATCAGAAGTTACTGTTGATTTATTAAATGAATTGGATACTGACTTAATCATAAATGTATATTTAGAAGGAGATTTTCCTTCTGAATTTCAGCGTTTGCAAATTGAAACGCGTCAGTTTCTAGAAGAACTTGAAGCTAAAAACAGAAATGTTCGTTTTCGTTTTATCGATCCATATGATATTAGACAAGAGTTAATTAAAAATGGAATGATGCCTAGTCAGCTTTCTGTTGAAGAAGACGGGAAACTATCTGAAGCTTTTATTTTCCCTTGGGCTGAAATCTTCTATAAAAACCGTTCTCAAAAAGTTTCTTTGCTATCAAACTCCTTATTTAAAACTCAAGAGGAACAATTAGAAAATGCGATAGCAGCTTTAGAACATTCTTTCGCTAGCGGAATTGAAGTTATCACACAAGAACAACCTAAAACCATAGCCGTAATTTCAGGAATTGGAGAACTTGAAGACATTAAATTATATAGTTTTTTAAGTGAATTAGGAAAGAAATATAGACTTGCTAAATTTACTTTAGATTCTGTAAATAAAAATCCTGAAAAAACATTAGAACAATTAAAAAAGTTCAATTTATCGATAATAGCTAAACCAACAAAGAAATTTACTCCTAAAGAAAAATTGACTTTAGATCAGTATATCATGAATGGTGGTAAAACTTTGTGGATGATTGATAACTTAAGTGCAGACACCGATAGTTTATACAATCAAGGTAAAATGCTAGCTTTTCCAAGAGATTTAAATTTAACTGATTTATTATTCAGTTATGGTGTACGTGTAAATAATAAATTAGTTCAAGATTTATATGCTTCTAAATTAACTTTAGCTGCTGGTAATACTGGAAACCAAACGCAATTTGAAAATTTCAACTGGTTTTATCATCCTTTAGTTACTGGAAATCCTTCGCATCCCATTACGAAAAATGTATTACCTGTAAGATTTAGGTTTACTACGCAATTAGACACTCTTCAGAAAAATGTAAAGAAAACACCTCTTTTAGTTAGCTCTGTATTAACTAAACTTTCTGGAACTCCGAAAATTATCGAATTGGAAAGTATAACTCAAGAACCGAAACAACAGGAATACGGAGCTGGAAGCCAATTATTAGCTGTTTTATTAGAAGGTGAATTTGAGTCAGCTTACAGAAGTAGAACAAAACCTTTTGATTCTAAAAACTATACTGAAAAATCTAAATCCAACAGAATGGTTGTTATTGCTGATGGAGACATTGGAAAAAATCAATTGTTAAAGGGTAAACCTTATGATTTAGGTATTGACAAATGGACTCAAGAACGCTTCGGAAACAAAGATTTTCTTGTAAATACTGTAGATTATCTTTTAGATGATAATGGCTTAATAGATTTAAAAAATAAATCTGTACAACTTAGAGTTTTAGATAAGAAAAGAGCTTACAGTGAGAAAAAATCTTGGCAATTATTTAATATTGTGTTACCTATATCTCTATTACTAGCTTTCGGATTTGTATTTAATTATCTAAGAAAAAGAAAGTATAGTTAA
- the gldF gene encoding gliding motility-associated ABC transporter permease subunit GldF — MKSILKKELNSFFGSTIAYLVIGVFLLVNGLFLWVFNDNFNILNAGYADLNSFFYLAPWLFLFLIPAITMKSFADEYNLGTIEILKTKPLTNWNIVLGKFLASLILVIIALLPTLTYVYSIYTLGNPKGNLDSGSLIGSYFGLLFLASAYTAIGLFTSTLSKNQIIAFILGIVISFFMFYGFDSIAGLSNSSNYYIRNFGFNEHFKSISRGVVDTRDLVYFISITFVFLFITKTRLENE, encoded by the coding sequence ATGAAATCAATATTAAAAAAAGAACTTAATTCTTTCTTTGGATCAACAATAGCATATTTGGTTATTGGTGTTTTCTTATTAGTAAACGGTTTATTCTTGTGGGTTTTCAATGATAATTTCAATATTTTAAATGCTGGTTATGCTGATTTGAACTCATTTTTCTATTTAGCGCCTTGGCTATTTTTATTTTTGATTCCGGCTATAACCATGAAAAGTTTTGCTGATGAATATAACTTAGGAACCATTGAAATTTTAAAAACCAAACCTTTAACTAATTGGAATATTGTTTTAGGAAAATTTTTAGCTAGTTTAATTTTAGTCATAATAGCTTTATTACCTACATTAACGTATGTATATAGTATTTATACATTAGGAAACCCTAAAGGAAACTTAGATTCTGGAAGTTTAATTGGCTCTTATTTTGGTTTATTATTTTTAGCATCAGCCTACACAGCTATTGGATTATTTACCTCTACCCTATCTAAAAATCAAATTATTGCTTTCATTCTAGGAATAGTTATATCTTTTTTTATGTTTTATGGTTTTGATTCCATAGCTGGTTTATCTAATAGTTCTAATTATTACATTAGAAATTTCGGATTTAACGAACACTTTAAAAGTATCAGTAGAGGAGTTGTAGACACGAGAGATCTAGTTTACTTTATCAGTATTACATTCGTCTTTTTATTCATCACTAAAACGCGATTAGAAAATGAATAA
- a CDS encoding putative quinol monooxygenase: protein MFVRIVKMSFQPEKIETFLANFDQKKEYIRKSPGCRLLELYRDKTNPNIFFTYSYWNEEQDLENYRNSELFKSIWAETKVFFNDKPLAWSVDKVVSLT, encoded by the coding sequence ATGTTTGTTCGTATCGTTAAAATGAGCTTTCAACCAGAAAAAATAGAAACTTTCTTAGCTAACTTTGATCAAAAAAAAGAATATATACGAAAATCTCCTGGCTGTCGTTTATTAGAATTGTATAGAGATAAAACAAATCCGAATATTTTCTTTACCTATAGTTATTGGAATGAAGAACAAGATTTAGAAAATTACAGAAACTCTGAATTATTTAAATCTATATGGGCAGAAACTAAAGTGTTTTTTAACGACAAGCCTCTTGCTTGGAGTGTTGATAAAGTTGTAAGTTTGACTTAA
- a CDS encoding SAM hydrolase/SAM-dependent halogenase family protein has product MALITLTTDFGLKDHFVGAVKGAIYSELPDAKIVDITHLITPFNITETAYILKNAYKSFPKGTIHIIGVDSELSVENKHIAIELDGHYFICPDNGVICMIASEVQPAKIVEINIHNHIESSFPVLDIFVKVATFIARGGKLDVIGKEIQSHKKLIEIQPKVNQDRNLIVGGVIYIDNYGNVISNISKKAFDEIGKGRDFTVTARRYTFKKIFNKYNEIVNFTSEDIRQYDGSKLALFNTAGYLEIAVFRSNLKTVGGASSLLGLRYRDTISVEFHEEEKPDFTTV; this is encoded by the coding sequence ATGGCGCTTATAACTTTAACTACAGATTTTGGCCTTAAGGATCATTTTGTTGGTGCTGTTAAAGGTGCAATATATTCTGAGTTACCAGACGCTAAAATTGTTGATATTACACATCTTATTACTCCTTTTAATATTACTGAAACTGCATATATACTCAAAAATGCTTATAAGAGTTTCCCAAAAGGAACCATACATATTATAGGTGTAGATTCTGAATTAAGTGTAGAAAATAAACATATAGCAATAGAACTTGACGGACATTACTTTATTTGTCCGGATAACGGAGTAATTTGTATGATTGCTTCTGAAGTACAACCTGCTAAAATTGTTGAAATTAATATTCATAACCATATAGAAAGTAGTTTTCCTGTATTAGATATATTTGTAAAAGTAGCCACTTTTATTGCTAGAGGTGGAAAATTAGATGTGATTGGAAAAGAAATACAATCACATAAGAAATTAATAGAAATTCAACCAAAAGTTAATCAAGATCGAAATTTGATTGTTGGTGGTGTTATTTACATAGACAATTATGGAAATGTAATTAGTAATATCAGCAAAAAGGCGTTTGATGAGATTGGTAAAGGAAGAGACTTTACCGTTACTGCTAGGCGTTATACTTTTAAAAAAATCTTCAATAAATATAATGAGATTGTCAACTTTACCAGTGAAGATATTCGTCAATATGATGGAAGTAAATTAGCTTTATTTAATACTGCTGGCTATCTAGAAATTGCTGTTTTTAGAAGTAACTTAAAAACTGTAGGAGGTGCTTCTTCCCTTCTTGGTTTGCGATACAGAGACACAATTTCTGTTGAGTTTCATGAAGAAGAAAAACCAGATTTCACAACCGTTTAA
- a CDS encoding PhoH family protein — MNERVIELTEINPKEFFGAQNSTISLLKNYFPKIKIVARGNKLKVYGDPEILDEFEIRLERLIKYFNKYNKLDENSIERILTSNGKEEEERKFGDKSDILVHGVSGKIIKPQTENQRKMVQLMKENDLLFAVGPAGTGKTYTAVALAVKALKEKDVRRIILTRPAVESGENLGFLPGDLKEKLDPYMQPLYDGLRDMIPSEKLQAYIENGTIQIAPLAFMRGRTLDNAFVILDEAQNTTHAQMKMFLTRMGKNAKFVITGDPGQIDLPRKQVSGLKEALLALKSIEGVGQIFLDDKDVVRHRLVKKIIKAYKSIETE; from the coding sequence TTGAACGAAAGAGTTATTGAACTAACGGAAATTAATCCAAAAGAATTTTTCGGAGCACAAAATAGTACCATTTCCTTATTAAAAAATTATTTTCCTAAAATTAAAATTGTAGCCAGAGGCAATAAATTAAAAGTTTATGGAGATCCAGAAATTTTAGATGAATTTGAAATACGTTTAGAACGTTTAATTAAATATTTTAACAAGTATAATAAACTTGATGAGAATAGCATAGAGCGTATTTTAACTTCTAATGGAAAAGAAGAAGAAGAAAGAAAGTTTGGAGATAAAAGTGATATTCTTGTTCATGGAGTTAGTGGAAAAATTATCAAACCACAAACAGAGAACCAGCGTAAAATGGTTCAATTAATGAAAGAGAATGACTTGTTATTTGCTGTTGGTCCAGCGGGAACAGGTAAAACATATACAGCAGTTGCTTTAGCAGTAAAAGCTTTAAAAGAAAAAGATGTTAGACGAATTATTTTAACACGCCCTGCTGTAGAGTCTGGAGAAAACTTAGGTTTTTTACCAGGAGATTTAAAAGAAAAGTTAGATCCATATATGCAACCTCTATATGATGGTTTGCGAGATATGATTCCATCAGAAAAGTTACAAGCTTATATAGAAAACGGAACAATACAAATTGCACCTTTAGCATTTATGCGTGGTAGAACATTAGATAACGCATTTGTAATTCTTGATGAAGCTCAAAACACAACTCATGCACAAATGAAAATGTTTTTAACGCGTATGGGTAAAAATGCAAAGTTTGTAATTACTGGAGATCCTGGCCAAATTGATTTACCTCGAAAACAGGTTTCAGGATTAAAAGAAGCACTATTGGCATTGAAAAGTATTGAAGGAGTTGGACAAATTTTCTTAGATGATAAAGATGTAGTTCGACACCGATTAGTGAAGAAAATTATTAAGGCTTATAAAAGTATAGAAACCGAATAA
- a CDS encoding phosphoribosylaminoimidazolesuccinocarboxamide synthase, producing the protein MNTINETNFNFPGQKSVYKGKVREVYNINDEQLVMIASDRLSAFDVIMPRQIPFKGQILNQIATKMMNDTADIVPNWLVANPDENVAVGHLCEPFKVEMVIRGYLSGHAAREYKAGKRMLCGVAMAEGMKENDKFPEPIITPSTKADNGEHDEDISREDILAKGIVSEEDYVILEDYTRKLFQRGTEIAAKRGLILVDTKYEFGKTKEGKIVLIDEIHTPDSSRYFYADGYQERQDKGEKQKQLSKEFVRQWLIENGFQGKDGQQIPEMSDEKILEISNRYIELYEQITGEKFVKANTENISERIEKNITAYLK; encoded by the coding sequence ATGAATACAATAAACGAAACAAACTTTAATTTTCCTGGACAAAAGTCAGTGTACAAAGGAAAGGTAAGAGAAGTCTACAATATAAATGATGAGCAATTAGTCATGATTGCTTCAGATAGATTATCTGCTTTTGATGTAATTATGCCTCGTCAAATTCCTTTTAAAGGACAGATTTTAAATCAGATTGCAACAAAAATGATGAATGATACTGCTGATATTGTTCCAAATTGGTTAGTGGCTAATCCTGATGAAAATGTAGCTGTTGGTCATTTATGTGAGCCTTTTAAAGTTGAAATGGTTATCCGTGGATATTTATCAGGTCATGCAGCACGTGAATATAAAGCAGGAAAAAGAATGCTTTGTGGAGTTGCTATGGCGGAAGGAATGAAGGAAAATGATAAATTTCCTGAGCCAATTATAACGCCTTCAACAAAAGCTGATAATGGTGAGCACGATGAAGATATTTCCAGAGAAGATATTTTAGCAAAAGGAATTGTTTCAGAAGAAGATTATGTGATTCTTGAAGATTACACTAGAAAATTATTCCAAAGAGGAACTGAAATAGCAGCGAAACGCGGATTAATTCTTGTAGATACAAAATACGAGTTTGGTAAAACTAAAGAGGGTAAAATTGTATTGATTGATGAAATTCATACGCCAGATTCTTCTAGATATTTTTATGCAGATGGTTATCAAGAAAGACAAGACAAAGGAGAAAAACAAAAGCAATTATCTAAAGAATTCGTTCGTCAATGGTTAATTGAAAATGGATTTCAAGGAAAAGATGGACAACAGATTCCTGAAATGAGTGATGAAAAAATCCTTGAAATTTCGAATCGTTACATAGAATTATATGAGCAAATAACCGGAGAGAAATTTGTAAAAGCTAATACCGAAAATATTTCAGAAAGAATAGAAAAAAATATCACAGCATATTTAAAATAA
- a CDS encoding fasciclin domain-containing protein: MKTKNLVLLFLFSFSFVFAYNNEPITDPIKKETNKKEAKTIVGVAASNENFSTLVAAVKSAKLIDVLSGKGPFTVFAPTNDAFAKLPEGTIPTLLKPENKKLLTSILTYHVVAGKFDAKAVVGAIKANGGKFVIKTVQGNELTAMIKDGNVLLKDAKGNTSKVIITDVSASNGIIHAIDSVVMPE; this comes from the coding sequence ATGAAAACCAAAAATTTAGTATTATTATTTTTATTCTCTTTTTCTTTTGTTTTTGCTTATAATAATGAGCCTATTACTGATCCGATTAAGAAAGAAACTAACAAAAAAGAAGCTAAAACTATTGTTGGCGTAGCTGCATCTAACGAAAATTTTAGCACGTTAGTAGCTGCTGTAAAATCAGCAAAACTGATTGATGTGTTAAGCGGTAAAGGACCTTTTACAGTATTTGCGCCAACTAATGATGCATTTGCTAAATTACCAGAAGGAACTATACCAACTCTTTTAAAACCAGAAAACAAAAAACTATTGACTTCTATCTTAACTTACCATGTTGTCGCTGGAAAGTTTGATGCTAAAGCTGTAGTTGGAGCTATAAAAGCTAATGGTGGAAAATTTGTAATTAAAACAGTTCAAGGAAATGAATTAACTGCAATGATTAAAGATGGAAATGTTCTTTTAAAAGATGCTAAAGGAAATACTTCTAAAGTAATTATTACTGATGTTTCTGCTAGTAATGGAATTATTCATGCTATTGACAGTGTAGTAATGCCAGAATAA
- a CDS encoding glyoxalase produces the protein MISKKDIRPELNLSSLTPDENFQNKVLRPILKLQHDILILTFKNWSTKQKIKLTDINKDNFRELLEKSFSRNIVIRNLILGITIGQFTSEEFLVYQKNASEYNRRIFTMAKQRLFDSFDEIKKDNNS, from the coding sequence ATGATTTCAAAAAAAGATATACGTCCAGAATTGAATTTATCATCCTTAACACCTGATGAAAATTTTCAAAACAAAGTATTACGACCTATTCTAAAATTGCAACATGATATTTTAATTTTGACATTCAAAAATTGGAGTACCAAACAAAAAATTAAACTAACAGATATCAATAAAGATAACTTTCGAGAGCTTTTAGAAAAATCATTCTCTAGAAATATTGTAATCAGGAACCTTATTCTTGGAATAACAATAGGACAGTTCACTTCAGAGGAATTCTTAGTGTATCAAAAAAATGCTTCAGAATATAATAGAAGAATATTTACCATGGCTAAACAAAGACTTTTTGATAGTTTTGATGAAATTAAGAAAGACAATAATTCATGA
- a CDS encoding VOC family protein translates to MKIQTYLTFKGDCQNALNYYADIFDAKIINKQTYHNSERDIPENYRRKIEHAELKGDGIHIMAYDASPDTPITSGNNVQMSVDIDSTHKAKDIFSKLSDGGKIHHEFKVTDWNAMYGRCTDKFDIQWMVNSKL, encoded by the coding sequence ATGAAAATACAAACTTATCTAACTTTTAAAGGTGACTGTCAAAATGCATTAAATTATTATGCAGATATTTTTGATGCAAAAATTATCAATAAGCAAACATATCACAATTCAGAAAGAGATATTCCAGAAAATTACCGCAGAAAAATTGAGCACGCCGAACTTAAAGGTGACGGTATTCATATAATGGCTTACGACGCTTCTCCAGATACTCCAATAACTTCAGGAAATAATGTACAAATGAGTGTAGATATAGATAGTACTCACAAAGCCAAAGATATATTTAGCAAATTATCAGATGGAGGTAAAATCCATCACGAATTTAAAGTAACAGACTGGAATGCTATGTATGGTCGTTGTACAGATAAATTCGATATACAATGGATGGTAAATAGCAAATTGTAG
- a CDS encoding GH3 family domain-containing protein produces MALLGGIIKGIISVAGTSIIDTNHVKSQENILIELLNKAKETQFGKHYKFQEILASENPANEFSKHIPYFDYDKINNEWWCKIHNDEIDVTWPGDPSFFALSSGTTGKKSKRIPVTDDMISAIKSSGIKQVLSLKNFDLPSSFFEKEIMMLGSSTDLNELDNEKQEGEISGISASNIPFWFKPYYKPGAEIAQIDDWDKRVEKIAKQAKDWDIGAISGIPSWVELMIEKVNEYHNVKNIHEIWPNLQVYTSGGVAFGPYEKSFNELLGKPITVIDTYLASEGYIATQVRPETDAMELNTNNGIYFEFVPFEASYINPDGSLIDEAPSITLADVQLNKEYVLIISTVSGVWRYVIGDTIEFTDIERAEIKITGRTKFFLNTVGSQLSVNKMDDAIHHIEEKLDVKIKEYTICAKRHTDEEFYHNWYLGTNTELDEEKVADHLDSFLKEANNNYKVARSKALKGVKVTLVNPDVFYEWSAHNKKKGGQIKIERVMGEEKFSEWEEFVSTQYAI; encoded by the coding sequence ATGGCACTTTTAGGAGGAATTATCAAAGGAATTATTAGCGTTGCAGGTACATCAATAATTGATACAAATCATGTAAAATCACAAGAAAATATCTTAATTGAATTACTAAATAAAGCTAAAGAAACACAATTTGGAAAGCATTATAAGTTTCAAGAAATTTTAGCTTCAGAAAATCCTGCCAATGAATTTTCAAAGCATATTCCATATTTTGATTATGATAAAATAAATAATGAATGGTGGTGTAAAATTCATAATGATGAAATTGATGTAACATGGCCTGGTGATCCTTCTTTTTTTGCACTAAGTTCTGGAACAACCGGGAAAAAAAGTAAAAGAATACCAGTAACAGATGATATGATTTCTGCCATAAAAAGTTCAGGTATTAAACAAGTGTTATCGTTAAAAAACTTTGATTTACCATCTAGTTTTTTTGAAAAAGAAATAATGATGTTAGGTAGTTCAACAGATTTAAATGAGTTAGACAATGAGAAACAAGAAGGAGAAATAAGTGGGATAAGCGCTAGTAATATTCCATTTTGGTTCAAACCATATTATAAACCAGGAGCAGAAATAGCTCAAATTGATGATTGGGATAAACGTGTTGAGAAAATAGCAAAACAAGCAAAAGATTGGGATATTGGAGCGATTAGCGGTATACCATCTTGGGTAGAGTTAATGATTGAAAAAGTAAATGAATATCATAATGTTAAGAATATTCACGAAATCTGGCCTAATCTGCAAGTATATACATCTGGAGGAGTAGCTTTCGGACCATATGAGAAGAGTTTTAATGAACTTTTAGGAAAGCCAATCACTGTTATAGATACATATCTCGCTTCAGAAGGTTACATCGCTACACAAGTAAGACCAGAAACCGACGCAATGGAGTTGAATACAAATAATGGGATTTATTTTGAATTTGTACCGTTTGAAGCTTCTTATATAAACCCAGATGGTTCTTTGATAGATGAAGCACCATCGATCACTTTGGCAGATGTTCAGTTAAACAAAGAATATGTGTTAATTATTAGTACAGTTAGTGGTGTTTGGCGTTATGTAATTGGAGATACTATTGAATTTACAGATATAGAACGAGCCGAAATTAAAATTACAGGTAGAACAAAATTTTTCTTAAATACTGTTGGATCTCAACTTTCTGTCAATAAAATGGATGATGCAATACATCACATAGAAGAAAAGCTAGATGTTAAAATTAAAGAGTATACAATTTGTGCTAAGCGACATACAGATGAAGAATTTTATCATAACTGGTATTTAGGAACTAATACTGAATTGGATGAAGAAAAAGTAGCAGATCATCTAGATTCTTTTTTAAAAGAAGCAAACAATAATTATAAAGTAGCACGAAGTAAAGCTTTAAAAGGAGTAAAAGTAACATTAGTAAATCCTGATGTATTTTATGAATGGAGCGCTCATAATAAAAAGAAAGGCGGGCAAATAAAAATAGAACGTGTAATGGGAGAAGAGAAGTTTTCTGAATGGGAAGAATTTGTAAGTACTCAATATGCTATTTAA
- a CDS encoding HPF/RaiA family ribosome-associated protein: MNIVYEYVNVSASSRLENLIEEKLSGLQKRYPFLIRADVFLKKDNNDFEKNCHCGIRLSGPGPRTYASSDEKSFKESIHETIEDLKDILEKRKSKMKAYHN; the protein is encoded by the coding sequence ATGAATATTGTATACGAATATGTAAATGTTAGTGCTAGTTCACGTTTAGAAAATTTAATTGAGGAAAAATTATCTGGACTCCAAAAACGATATCCGTTCTTGATACGAGCTGATGTGTTCTTAAAAAAAGATAATAATGATTTTGAAAAAAATTGTCACTGTGGAATACGTTTGAGCGGACCAGGACCTAGAACATATGCATCATCTGATGAAAAAAGCTTTAAGGAATCTATTCATGAAACTATTGAAGATTTGAAAGATATCCTTGAAAAAAGAAAGTCAAAAATGAAAGCTTACCATAATTAA